The following are encoded together in the Streptomyces sp. NBC_00341 genome:
- a CDS encoding carboxymuconolactone decarboxylase family protein encodes MNARLKLLESPVAGKALKHIIAAGGALAESTLPLATQELVKLRASQINGCAGCLDMHTKEAAHAGETAVRLNLVAAWREATVFTDAERAALELAEQGTRIADAAGGVPDEVWANAAKYYDDEQLAALVCVIAVINAFNRLNVIVQQPAGDYQVGMYG; translated from the coding sequence ATGAACGCCCGTTTGAAGCTCCTCGAAAGCCCGGTCGCGGGCAAGGCCCTCAAGCACATCATCGCGGCAGGCGGCGCGCTCGCGGAGTCGACGCTGCCGCTCGCCACGCAGGAGCTGGTCAAGCTCCGTGCCAGCCAGATCAACGGCTGCGCCGGCTGCCTCGACATGCACACCAAGGAGGCCGCGCACGCCGGGGAGACCGCGGTGCGCCTCAATCTGGTCGCGGCCTGGCGGGAGGCCACCGTCTTCACCGACGCCGAGCGCGCCGCCCTGGAGCTGGCCGAGCAGGGCACCCGCATCGCGGACGCGGCCGGTGGCGTCCCGGACGAGGTCTGGGCGAACGCCGCCAAGTACTACGACGACGAACAGCTCGCCGCCCTGGTCTGCGTCATCGCCGTGATCAACGCCTTCAACCGGCTGAACGTGATCGTCCAGCAGCCCGCCGGCGACTACCAGGTCGGCATGTACGGATAA
- a CDS encoding cyclopropane-fatty-acyl-phospholipid synthase family protein, giving the protein MADAALRLTALAQELLGEPLPVRIRAWDGSESGPPEAPALVFRSRRALRRLLWKPGELGLARAWVAGELDIEGDLYEALDLVAGLIWERGAEAKDSVHPVRDPKVRAAAKGLLQLAGPWPPPPPPPEEVRRRTGALHTKRRDKEAISHHYDVGNDFYELVLGPSMVYSCAYWEDGGTLEDAQRDKLDLVCRKLALKEGDRLLDVGCGWGSMAIHAAREYGARVTGVTLSTEQAAFARKRIAEEGLTDRIEIRVQDYRDVRDGPYDAISSIGMAEHVGSVRYREYADDVYALLKPGGRLLNHQIARRPEKDESAYHVDEFIDAYVFPDGELAPLGRTVATLEEAGFEARDVESLREHYALTLRRWVANLEKEWPRAVKMTSPGRARVWRLYMAASALSFEHNKIGVNQILAVRPAEGGAARMPLRARDWKASATG; this is encoded by the coding sequence ATGGCAGACGCCGCGTTGCGGCTGACCGCTCTCGCCCAGGAGTTGCTGGGAGAACCCCTACCGGTCCGGATCCGGGCCTGGGACGGCAGCGAATCCGGACCGCCCGAGGCCCCCGCCCTCGTCTTCAGGAGCCGTCGCGCCCTGCGCCGGCTGCTGTGGAAACCGGGCGAACTGGGCCTCGCCCGCGCCTGGGTGGCCGGGGAACTCGATATCGAAGGCGATCTGTACGAGGCCCTGGACCTGGTGGCCGGGCTGATCTGGGAACGCGGAGCGGAGGCGAAGGACAGCGTCCACCCGGTCCGCGACCCGAAGGTGCGGGCGGCCGCCAAGGGGCTGCTGCAACTCGCCGGTCCGTGGCCGCCGCCCCCGCCGCCGCCGGAGGAGGTACGCCGCCGCACCGGTGCCCTGCACACCAAGCGCCGCGACAAGGAGGCCATCAGCCACCACTACGACGTGGGCAATGACTTCTACGAACTGGTCCTCGGCCCGTCCATGGTCTACTCCTGCGCCTACTGGGAGGACGGCGGCACCCTTGAGGACGCCCAGCGCGACAAGCTCGACCTGGTCTGCCGCAAGCTCGCCCTGAAGGAGGGGGACCGCCTCCTGGACGTCGGCTGCGGCTGGGGCTCCATGGCGATCCACGCGGCCCGCGAGTACGGCGCCCGGGTCACCGGCGTGACCCTCTCCACCGAACAGGCCGCCTTCGCCCGCAAGCGCATCGCGGAGGAGGGGCTGACCGACCGGATCGAGATCCGGGTCCAGGACTACCGGGACGTCAGGGACGGCCCGTACGACGCCATCTCCTCCATCGGAATGGCGGAACACGTCGGCTCGGTCCGCTACCGCGAGTACGCCGACGACGTCTACGCACTCCTCAAGCCCGGCGGGCGCCTCCTCAACCACCAGATCGCCCGCCGCCCGGAGAAGGACGAGTCCGCCTACCACGTGGACGAGTTCATCGACGCCTATGTCTTCCCGGACGGTGAGCTGGCCCCGCTGGGCCGGACCGTCGCGACCCTCGAGGAAGCCGGCTTCGAGGCCCGCGACGTCGAGTCGCTCCGCGAGCACTACGCGCTGACCCTGCGCCGCTGGGTCGCCAACCTGGAGAAGGAGTGGCCGCGCGCGGTGAAGATGACCTCGCCCGGCCGGGCCAGGGTCTGGCGCCTGTACATGGCCGCCTCCGCGCTCTCCTTCGAGCACAACAAGATCGGCGTCAACCAGATCCTGGCCGTGCGGCCGGCGGAGGGCGGAGCCGCCCGGATGCCGCTGCGCGCCCGCGACTGGAAGGCGTCCGCGACCGGCTGA
- a CDS encoding ABC transporter permease — protein MFRTALRNVLSHKARLLMTVLAVMLGVAFVSGTLVFTDTLGNAFRNQSAKNYDDVAVAVTTYANQRDEKAPSIDAAALKKIQALDGVKSATGRVDGFAGVADPDGKLIGNGWTNSGGNFAPGKDGKDAQYTFTDGSGPVAAGSIALDKDTAKKGEYKVGDKVRVATNGPVKEYTLSGVFTTEDGAVNAGGSLVLFDTAVAQKLFLRPGEFRDVSVTAAPGTSDQQVLAAVKPLLPKDAEAKTGKVVANEEAEQTERSLSSLNRLLLGFAGIALFVGIFLIANTFTMLVAQRTKELALLRAVGASRRQVKRSVLLEAAVVGVIASVIGFALGIGLATGLRSAMSLIGGKIPAGPLVVAPSTVVATFAVGVLITVLAAWLPARRAAKIPPVAAMNSQYAVATVKSLVLRNSIGAVITLLGAAAVVAGSTQSGTNAQLAIAAGAFLALIGVIILIPLLSRPVIALVRPLLRRLFGVSGKLATQNAVRNPRRTGATASALAIGLTLVTGISVLGVTLGQAVDRMTTDNIKADYMISMASGDSLDESALTALEKADGVTAVSPQQSIWLTIGDDGLSASGVTPGDVQKVLNVDTVSGSVDSLGRGEIAVSDKTAKSHGWKTGDSVTVTYDDDKKETLKVGALYKDNEFLSPVLMPREKVAPHEGSADIREIYVKTDGGASAANEKSVVNALGDNPAMSIMDRQDIRDMFGGSINLMMNIMYGLLAMALIIAVLGVVNTLAMSVFERQQEIGMLRAIGLDRRKVKRMIRLEAVVISLFGAVVGIGLGMFLGWAIGQSASSSIPQYELVVPWGRIALFLLLAGLVGVLAAMWPARNAAKLNMLTAIKTE, from the coding sequence ATGTTCCGTACCGCCCTGCGCAATGTGCTCTCGCACAAGGCCAGGCTGCTGATGACCGTCCTCGCCGTGATGCTCGGCGTGGCCTTCGTCTCCGGCACCCTGGTCTTCACCGACACCCTCGGAAACGCCTTCCGCAACCAGTCGGCCAAGAACTACGACGACGTCGCCGTCGCGGTCACCACCTACGCCAACCAGCGTGACGAGAAGGCCCCCTCCATCGACGCCGCCGCCCTGAAGAAGATCCAGGCCCTGGACGGTGTGAAGAGCGCGACCGGCCGGGTCGACGGCTTCGCGGGGGTCGCCGACCCCGACGGCAAGCTGATCGGCAACGGCTGGACCAACTCCGGTGGCAACTTCGCCCCGGGCAAGGACGGCAAGGACGCCCAGTACACCTTCACCGACGGCTCCGGCCCGGTCGCGGCGGGCAGCATCGCCCTGGACAAGGACACCGCGAAGAAGGGCGAGTACAAGGTCGGCGACAAGGTACGGGTCGCCACGAACGGGCCGGTGAAGGAGTACACCCTCTCCGGTGTCTTCACCACCGAGGACGGCGCGGTCAATGCCGGCGGCAGCCTGGTCCTCTTCGACACCGCCGTCGCCCAGAAGCTCTTCCTGCGGCCGGGCGAGTTCCGGGACGTCTCCGTCACCGCCGCACCCGGCACCTCCGACCAGCAGGTGCTGGCCGCGGTGAAGCCGCTGCTGCCCAAGGACGCCGAGGCCAAGACCGGCAAGGTGGTCGCGAACGAGGAGGCCGAGCAGACCGAGCGCAGCCTGAGCAGCCTCAACAGGCTGCTGCTCGGCTTCGCGGGCATCGCCCTCTTCGTCGGCATCTTCCTGATCGCCAACACCTTCACCATGCTGGTCGCCCAGCGCACCAAGGAGCTGGCGCTGCTGCGTGCTGTCGGCGCCTCGCGCCGCCAGGTCAAGCGCTCGGTGCTGCTCGAAGCGGCCGTGGTCGGTGTGATCGCGTCCGTCATCGGCTTCGCACTGGGCATCGGTCTCGCCACCGGGCTGCGCTCCGCGATGAGCCTGATCGGCGGCAAGATCCCGGCCGGTCCGCTGGTGGTCGCCCCGAGCACGGTCGTCGCCACCTTCGCCGTCGGCGTCCTGATCACCGTGCTGGCCGCCTGGCTGCCCGCCCGACGGGCCGCGAAGATCCCGCCGGTCGCGGCGATGAACAGCCAGTACGCGGTGGCCACCGTGAAGTCCCTGGTGCTGCGCAACTCGATCGGCGCGGTCATCACCCTGCTCGGCGCGGCCGCGGTCGTGGCCGGTTCGACGCAGTCCGGTACGAACGCCCAGCTCGCCATCGCGGCCGGCGCCTTCCTGGCGCTGATCGGCGTCATCATCCTCATTCCCCTGCTGTCCCGACCGGTGATCGCCCTGGTCCGCCCGCTGCTGCGGCGGCTGTTCGGGGTCTCCGGCAAGCTCGCCACGCAGAACGCGGTCCGCAACCCGCGGCGCACCGGCGCCACCGCCTCCGCTCTGGCGATCGGTCTCACCCTCGTCACCGGCATCTCGGTGCTCGGCGTCACCCTCGGCCAGGCGGTCGACCGGATGACGACGGACAACATCAAGGCCGACTACATGATCTCCATGGCGAGCGGGGACTCCCTCGACGAGTCGGCGCTCACCGCTCTGGAGAAGGCCGACGGCGTCACCGCGGTCTCGCCCCAGCAGTCCATCTGGCTGACGATCGGCGACGACGGGCTCTCGGCGTCCGGCGTGACCCCCGGCGATGTGCAGAAGGTCCTCAACGTCGACACCGTCTCCGGCTCGGTGGACTCGCTCGGCAGGGGCGAGATCGCCGTCTCGGACAAGACCGCGAAGTCGCACGGCTGGAAGACCGGGGACAGCGTCACGGTGACGTACGACGACGACAAGAAGGAGACCCTGAAGGTCGGCGCCCTCTACAAGGACAACGAGTTCCTGTCGCCGGTCCTGATGCCCCGCGAGAAGGTGGCCCCGCACGAGGGCAGTGCGGACATCCGCGAGATCTACGTGAAGACGGACGGCGGCGCGAGCGCGGCCAACGAGAAGTCGGTGGTGAACGCGCTGGGTGACAACCCCGCCATGAGCATCATGGACCGCCAGGACATCCGGGACATGTTCGGCGGCTCCATCAACCTCATGATGAACATCATGTACGGGCTGCTGGCGATGGCCCTGATCATCGCGGTGCTCGGGGTCGTCAACACCCTGGCCATGTCGGTCTTCGAGCGTCAGCAGGAGATCGGCATGCTGCGGGCGATCGGCCTGGACCGGCGCAAGGTCAAGCGCATGATCCGGCTGGAGGCGGTCGTCATCTCGCTGTTCGGCGCGGTGGTCGGCATCGGACTCGGCATGTTCCTCGGCTGGGCGATCGGTCAGTCCGCGTCGTCGAGCATCCCGCAGTACGAACTGGTCGTGCCGTGGGGCCGGATCGCGCTCTTCCTGCTGCTGGCCGGACTGGTGGGGGTGCTGGCCGCGATGTGGCCGGCCCGCAACGCCGCGAAGCTCAACATGCTGACGGCCATCAAGACCGAGTAG
- a CDS encoding ABC transporter ATP-binding protein: MTTMTTAHRATAVAARATELSKVYGEGETKVTALDRVTVDFPQGEFTAIMGPSGSGKSTLMHCVAGLDSFSSGSVRIGETELGSLKDKQLTQLRRDKIGFIFQAFNLLPTLTALENITLPMDIAGRKPDQDWLHKVIEMVGLSDRLKHRPTELSGGQQQRVAVARALASQPEIIFGDEPTGNLDSRSGAEVLGFLRNSVRELGQTVVMVTHDPAAASYADRVIFLADGAIVDQMMHPTADGVLDRMKAFDAKGRTS, encoded by the coding sequence GTGACCACCATGACCACCGCTCACCGCGCCACCGCGGTGGCTGCCCGCGCCACGGAACTGTCGAAGGTCTACGGAGAGGGCGAGACCAAGGTGACCGCGCTGGACCGGGTCACCGTGGACTTCCCGCAGGGCGAGTTCACCGCGATCATGGGCCCGTCGGGTTCCGGCAAGTCGACGCTGATGCACTGCGTGGCCGGCCTCGACAGCTTCAGCAGCGGATCGGTCCGGATCGGGGAGACGGAGCTGGGGTCCCTCAAGGACAAGCAGCTCACCCAGTTGCGACGGGACAAGATCGGGTTCATCTTCCAGGCGTTCAACCTGCTGCCGACGCTGACGGCGCTGGAGAACATCACGCTGCCGATGGACATCGCCGGCCGCAAGCCCGACCAGGACTGGCTCCACAAGGTCATCGAGATGGTGGGGCTCTCCGACCGCCTCAAGCACCGGCCCACCGAGCTCTCCGGCGGCCAGCAGCAGCGCGTCGCGGTGGCCCGCGCCCTGGCCTCGCAGCCGGAGATCATCTTCGGTGACGAGCCGACCGGCAACCTGGACTCGCGCTCCGGCGCCGAGGTCCTCGGCTTCCTCCGCAACTCGGTGCGCGAGCTGGGCCAGACCGTGGTCATGGTGACCCACGACCCGGCCGCCGCCTCCTACGCGGACCGGGTCATCTTCCTCGCGGACGGGGCGATCGTCGACCAGATGATGCACCCCACCGCGGACGGGGTGCTGGACCGGATGAAGGCGTTCGACGCCAAGGGGCGCACCAGCTGA
- a CDS encoding DinB family protein → MNATGHKRDLHLYLQDARDTFLWKLEGACEYDIRRPLTPTGTNLLGLVKHVTGAEAFYFGAAFGRPVEAPELWIAGDAEPNADLWATADESRAEIVAGYRRVWAHSDATIDSLELDAVGRLPGEARTELTLHRILVHMVAETQRHAGHADIVRELVDGTTGLRAGGDNMASGDAAWWADHRDRVERAARQAPDAQAQDVPDPDAPKA, encoded by the coding sequence ATGAACGCGACCGGCCACAAGCGAGACCTCCACCTGTATCTGCAGGACGCCCGCGACACCTTCCTGTGGAAGCTCGAAGGGGCCTGCGAATACGACATCCGGCGCCCGCTGACCCCGACCGGCACCAACCTGCTGGGGCTGGTCAAGCATGTGACCGGGGCCGAGGCGTTCTACTTCGGTGCCGCCTTCGGCCGGCCCGTCGAGGCGCCGGAGCTCTGGATCGCGGGTGACGCCGAGCCGAACGCGGATCTGTGGGCCACCGCCGACGAGTCGCGTGCGGAGATCGTCGCGGGCTACCGCCGGGTGTGGGCCCACTCGGACGCGACGATCGACTCACTGGAACTGGACGCCGTCGGCCGGCTCCCCGGGGAAGCGCGAACCGAGCTGACGCTCCACCGGATTCTCGTCCACATGGTCGCCGAGACCCAGCGGCACGCAGGGCACGCCGACATCGTCCGGGAACTCGTCGACGGGACCACGGGCCTGCGGGCCGGGGGCGACAACATGGCTTCCGGCGACGCGGCGTGGTGGGCGGACCACCGCGACCGGGTGGAGCGCGCGGCCCGGCAGGCCCCGGACGCGCAGGCCCAGGACGTCCCGGACCCGGACGCGCCGAAGGCCTGA
- a CDS encoding NAD(P)/FAD-dependent oxidoreductase: MSTTERPRILVVGGGYVGLYAARRILKKMRYGEATVTVVDPRSYMTYQPFLPEAAAGSISPRHVVVPLRRVLPKAEVLTGRVTTIDQDRKVATVAPLVGEAYELPFDYLVIAMGAVSRTFPIPGLAEQGIGMKGIEEAIGLRNHVLEQLDKADSTTDEDVRRRALTFVFVGGGFAGAETIGEVEDMARDAAKYYTNVKREDMRFVLVDAADKILPEVGPKLGTWGREHLESRGVEVFLSTSMDSCVDGHVVLKNGLEVDSNTIVWTAGVKPNPALARFGLPLGPRGHVDTSEKLQVQGTDYIWAAGDNAQVPDLVGRKAGNPNAWCPPNAQHALRQAKVLGDNVISGMRGFPQADYSHANKGAVAGLGLHKGVAMIVVGKMKIKFKGRLAWYMHRGYHGMAMPTWNRKIRIFADWTLAMFLKREVVSLGAMETPREEFYEAAKPAPAPAAAQPVAEKAKAS, encoded by the coding sequence ATGAGCACCACGGAGCGTCCCAGGATCCTCGTAGTAGGCGGTGGGTACGTAGGCCTGTACGCAGCTCGGCGCATCCTCAAGAAGATGCGCTACGGAGAGGCGACCGTCACGGTCGTCGACCCCCGGTCGTACATGACCTACCAGCCCTTCCTCCCCGAAGCTGCTGCCGGCAGCATCTCGCCCCGGCACGTCGTCGTCCCGCTGCGACGCGTGCTGCCGAAGGCCGAGGTTCTCACCGGCCGTGTCACGACCATTGACCAGGACCGCAAGGTCGCCACGGTCGCGCCGCTCGTCGGCGAGGCCTACGAGCTGCCCTTCGACTACCTGGTCATCGCGATGGGCGCCGTCTCGCGCACCTTCCCGATCCCCGGCCTGGCCGAACAGGGCATCGGTATGAAGGGCATCGAGGAGGCCATCGGCCTGCGCAACCATGTACTGGAGCAGCTGGACAAGGCTGACTCGACGACCGATGAGGATGTCCGCCGCAGGGCGCTCACCTTCGTCTTCGTGGGCGGCGGGTTCGCCGGTGCGGAGACCATCGGCGAGGTCGAGGACATGGCCCGCGACGCGGCGAAGTACTACACGAACGTGAAGCGCGAGGACATGCGCTTCGTGCTCGTCGACGCCGCCGACAAGATCCTTCCCGAGGTCGGCCCGAAGCTGGGCACCTGGGGCCGGGAGCACCTGGAGTCCCGCGGTGTCGAGGTCTTCCTCTCGACCTCCATGGACTCCTGCGTCGACGGTCACGTGGTGCTGAAGAACGGCCTCGAGGTCGACTCCAACACCATCGTGTGGACGGCCGGCGTGAAGCCGAACCCGGCGCTGGCCCGCTTCGGCCTGCCGCTCGGTCCGCGCGGTCACGTGGACACCTCGGAGAAGCTCCAGGTGCAGGGCACCGACTACATCTGGGCCGCGGGCGACAACGCCCAGGTTCCGGACCTGGTCGGCCGCAAGGCCGGCAACCCGAACGCCTGGTGCCCGCCGAACGCCCAGCACGCGCTGCGTCAGGCCAAGGTCCTCGGTGACAACGTCATCTCCGGGATGCGCGGCTTCCCGCAGGCCGACTACAGCCACGCCAACAAGGGTGCGGTCGCCGGTCTGGGCCTGCACAAGGGCGTCGCGATGATCGTCGTCGGCAAGATGAAGATCAAGTTCAAGGGCCGCCTCGCCTGGTACATGCACCGTGGCTACCACGGCATGGCGATGCCGACCTGGAACCGCAAGATCCGGATCTTCGCCGACTGGACGCTCGCGATGTTCCTCAAGCGCGAGGTCGTCTCGCTCGGCGCCATGGAGACGCCGCGCGAGGAGTTCTACGAGGCCGCCAAGCCGGCTCCGGCCCCCGCCGCCGCCCAGCCGGTGGCGGAGAAGGCCAAGGCCTCCTAG
- a CDS encoding PP2C family protein-serine/threonine phosphatase, which yields MFRPLRAAMSSAPGSADHDGVTAIRTPATRHVVLATLAATAVVVVLGLLTGTAILLLGLLVFLPAFAAALCSPGQTALVSGWVSLVVVEPVVFQPGERILDRVILALFAVGFGALAVFGARMRLTREGALVRLRSTAAAMQRQILRPLPLLTDDVLVDGVYEPLQEDKLVGGDIYDVAATPWGTRVLIGDVQGKGLAAIGMAIDVVGAFREAAHREPTVTALVDALEAAVVRHNDYAGQRGEPERFVTALVLGVDEGADTQVVGCGHIPPYLLHEGVVTVVGAGDEHVPLGLASLVGEPRTVAWFAFPAGATLLLCTDGLTEARSRDGAFYPLEERLGGHVDITAGRLIGSLVDDVRDFTAGVQQDDLAVLAVRRAPHRAE from the coding sequence ATGTTCCGTCCGCTGCGCGCCGCGATGTCCTCGGCACCGGGTTCGGCGGACCACGACGGCGTCACCGCCATCCGCACGCCCGCCACCCGCCACGTCGTCCTGGCGACCCTGGCGGCGACGGCCGTGGTGGTCGTCCTCGGTCTGCTGACCGGGACCGCGATTCTCCTCCTCGGGCTGCTGGTGTTCCTGCCGGCGTTCGCCGCTGCCCTGTGCAGCCCGGGTCAGACGGCGCTGGTCTCCGGCTGGGTGAGCCTCGTCGTCGTCGAGCCGGTGGTCTTCCAGCCCGGGGAACGGATCCTCGACCGGGTGATCCTGGCGCTGTTCGCCGTCGGCTTCGGCGCGCTCGCCGTCTTCGGCGCCCGGATGCGCCTCACGCGTGAGGGCGCACTGGTGCGGCTGCGGTCGACCGCGGCCGCGATGCAGCGCCAGATCCTGCGGCCGTTGCCGCTGCTCACCGACGACGTGCTGGTGGACGGTGTGTACGAGCCGCTGCAGGAGGACAAGCTCGTCGGCGGCGACATCTACGACGTGGCGGCCACTCCCTGGGGTACCCGGGTCCTGATCGGTGATGTCCAGGGGAAGGGGCTGGCCGCCATCGGGATGGCCATCGACGTGGTGGGGGCGTTCCGGGAGGCCGCCCACCGGGAGCCGACGGTGACCGCGCTGGTCGACGCGCTGGAGGCGGCGGTGGTCCGGCACAACGACTACGCCGGACAGCGCGGCGAGCCCGAACGGTTCGTCACCGCGCTCGTCCTGGGGGTGGACGAGGGCGCCGACACCCAGGTCGTCGGGTGCGGCCACATCCCGCCCTACCTGCTGCACGAGGGCGTCGTCACCGTCGTCGGCGCGGGGGACGAACACGTACCCCTGGGCCTGGCGAGCCTGGTCGGCGAACCGCGCACGGTGGCGTGGTTCGCCTTCCCCGCCGGGGCCACGCTGCTGCTGTGCACCGACGGCCTGACCGAGGCGCGTTCGCGCGACGGTGCCTTCTATCCGCTGGAGGAGCGTCTCGGCGGCCACGTCGACATCACCGCCGGCCGGCTGATCGGTTCGCTCGTCGACGACGTGCGGGACTTCACCGCGGGGGTGCAGCAGGACGATCTGGCGGTCCTCGCGGTACGCCGTGCGCCGCACCGGGCGGAGTAG
- a CDS encoding TetR/AcrR family transcriptional regulator — translation MKLSADRIIDAGMAVFAEAGYHGLSMRQVAKRLDVHAGSMYYHVPNKSALLQLMADRLAQQAYDAGTAALAALPEGAGWPERVEAQAVSLRQSLLRHPGGAVMFADSPKVLSTGALSLMERLLRTLKDAGIRDEDLGIAGDAVLSHLTGYVLQEQGEPPAVEVGPEDVAELHRRFPLTVAAAAGGDQDEKFVRSVRLLCAGIRGLDESGGR, via the coding sequence ATGAAGCTGAGCGCGGACCGGATCATCGACGCGGGCATGGCGGTGTTCGCCGAAGCCGGCTACCACGGGCTGTCCATGCGGCAGGTGGCGAAGCGGCTCGACGTGCACGCCGGCAGCATGTACTACCACGTGCCCAACAAGAGCGCCCTGCTCCAGCTGATGGCCGACCGGCTGGCTCAGCAGGCGTACGACGCGGGCACCGCCGCCCTGGCCGCACTGCCCGAAGGGGCCGGCTGGCCGGAGCGGGTCGAGGCCCAGGCCGTCTCGCTCCGGCAGAGCCTGCTGAGGCACCCCGGTGGCGCGGTCATGTTCGCGGACAGCCCCAAGGTGCTCAGCACCGGAGCGCTCTCCCTCATGGAGCGGCTGCTGCGGACCCTGAAGGACGCCGGTATCCGGGACGAGGACCTGGGCATCGCCGGTGACGCGGTGCTCAGTCACCTCACCGGGTACGTCCTCCAGGAGCAGGGCGAGCCGCCCGCCGTCGAGGTCGGCCCCGAGGATGTCGCCGAACTCCACCGGCGCTTCCCGCTGACCGTGGCGGCGGCGGCCGGCGGGGACCAGGACGAGAAGTTCGTCCGCAGCGTGCGACTGCTCTGCGCCGGAATCCGGGGGCTCGACGAGTCGGGGGGCCGGTGA
- a CDS encoding MFS transporter: MQPPPAPPSPPFPASSSLLRQPRFRVFYAGRLVSLLGSSMAPVALAFAVLDASGSSQDLGVVLAAHMLPLLALLLVGGAVADRSSRRDVLVAVHLGSALTQGGVAALLLTGHYSLAPVAVLEFLNGALGAFTAPALRGVLPQLVDRTRLQQANSLLGTARNATKILGPSLSGVLVVAVGSGPAIAFDAFTYLLAAGFLARLTFTGAADPPRRRSGLAADIRDGWTEFRAIRWVWIGTLAFCLVNLAQTGTWQILGPQLTRRLSGEETWGLVLSVRGVGLLVSGLLMYRLVVRHLLRLGQLTSVLAALPLLALGARLHAPWLLGAAFVAGLGSAVTAVAWDTSLQEHVPPQVLSRVASYDELLSYVAIPVGQLCVGPLAEAYGAFRVASVAGVVSAAAAALPLASRAVRRLPHAAVPASGPGPGPGPGPGPAAEPAPAPGQAGAA; this comes from the coding sequence GTGCAGCCACCTCCCGCCCCGCCTTCCCCTCCCTTTCCCGCTTCGAGTTCTCTGCTCAGGCAGCCTCGGTTCCGCGTGTTCTACGCCGGGCGTCTGGTGTCCCTGCTCGGCAGCTCGATGGCCCCGGTCGCGCTGGCCTTCGCGGTCCTGGACGCCTCCGGCAGCTCCCAGGACCTCGGCGTCGTGCTGGCCGCCCACATGCTGCCGCTGCTGGCGCTGCTCCTGGTGGGCGGGGCCGTAGCCGACCGCTCCTCGCGCCGCGATGTGCTGGTCGCCGTCCATCTGGGCTCGGCGCTCACCCAGGGCGGCGTCGCGGCGCTGCTGCTGACCGGCCACTACTCACTGGCCCCGGTGGCCGTGCTGGAGTTCCTGAACGGCGCGCTCGGCGCGTTCACCGCCCCCGCCCTGCGCGGAGTCCTGCCGCAGCTCGTCGACCGGACCCGGCTCCAGCAGGCGAACTCCCTGCTGGGTACGGCCCGCAACGCCACCAAGATCCTCGGGCCGAGCCTGTCCGGGGTGCTCGTCGTGGCGGTGGGCAGCGGCCCGGCCATCGCCTTCGACGCGTTCACGTACCTGCTGGCGGCGGGGTTCCTCGCGCGGCTCACGTTCACCGGCGCCGCGGACCCGCCCCGGCGGCGGTCGGGCCTGGCCGCCGATATCCGCGACGGGTGGACGGAGTTCCGCGCGATCCGCTGGGTGTGGATCGGCACGCTGGCGTTCTGCCTGGTGAATCTGGCCCAGACCGGCACCTGGCAGATCCTGGGCCCCCAGCTCACCCGGCGGCTGAGCGGTGAGGAGACCTGGGGTCTCGTGCTCAGCGTCCGGGGCGTCGGGCTGCTGGTGTCGGGCCTGCTGATGTACCGGCTGGTGGTCCGGCACCTGCTGCGCCTCGGACAGCTGACGAGCGTCCTCGCCGCGCTCCCCCTGCTCGCCCTGGGCGCCCGGCTGCACGCCCCGTGGCTGCTGGGCGCCGCGTTCGTCGCGGGGCTGGGCTCCGCCGTCACGGCCGTCGCCTGGGACACCTCGCTGCAGGAGCACGTGCCGCCCCAGGTGCTCTCGCGCGTCGCCTCGTACGACGAACTGCTCTCGTACGTCGCGATCCCGGTCGGCCAGCTGTGCGTCGGCCCGCTGGCCGAGGCGTACGGGGCCTTCCGCGTCGCCTCGGTCGCCGGCGTCGTCTCGGCGGCGGCAGCGGCCCTCCCCCTGGCATCCCGCGCCGTACGCCGGCTGCCCCACGCCGCAGTCCCCGCTTCCGGTCCCGGTCCTGGTCCCGGTCCTGGTCCTGGTCCCGCAGCAGAACCGGCACCGGCACCGGGCCAGGCCGGTGCGGCGTAG
- a CDS encoding superinfection immunity protein, translating to MLAYFVPTVVAFTRGVSNSGSVFVLNLFLGWTLVGWVVALAMAARSTEPRPRM from the coding sequence GTGCTGGCCTATTTCGTGCCGACTGTCGTCGCTTTCACGCGAGGGGTGTCGAACAGCGGCTCCGTGTTCGTGCTGAACCTGTTCCTCGGCTGGACCCTGGTCGGCTGGGTCGTGGCGCTGGCGATGGCGGCGCGCAGCACCGAGCCGCGCCCGCGGATGTGA